Proteins from a genomic interval of Burkholderia cepacia GG4:
- a CDS encoding alpha/beta hydrolase, translating to MNVNTQKSLIAGPVGQIEIAVDLPDAVREGSAAPRGIALVAHPHPLFGGTMDNKVAQTLARTLVQLNYVVYRSNFRGVGATEGVHDNGIGEADDLLAVLAQMRAQPAYADLPLVLAGFSFGTFVLSHVAKRLRDAGETIERMVFVGTAASRWQVADVPENTLVIHGETDDTVPIASVYDWARPQELPVVVIPGAEHFFHRKLHVLKRIIVDAWR from the coding sequence ATGAACGTTAATACGCAGAAGTCGCTGATCGCCGGCCCGGTCGGGCAGATCGAAATCGCGGTCGACCTGCCGGACGCCGTGCGCGAAGGCAGCGCCGCGCCGCGCGGCATCGCGCTCGTCGCGCATCCGCATCCGCTGTTCGGCGGCACGATGGACAACAAGGTCGCGCAAACCCTTGCGCGCACGCTGGTCCAGCTCAACTACGTGGTATACCGGTCGAACTTCCGCGGCGTCGGCGCGACCGAAGGCGTGCACGACAACGGCATCGGCGAGGCCGACGACCTGCTCGCGGTGCTCGCGCAGATGCGCGCGCAGCCCGCGTATGCGGACCTGCCGCTGGTGCTCGCGGGCTTCTCGTTCGGCACCTTCGTGCTGTCGCATGTCGCGAAGCGGCTGCGCGATGCGGGCGAGACGATCGAGCGGATGGTGTTCGTCGGCACGGCCGCGAGCCGCTGGCAGGTCGCCGACGTGCCCGAGAACACGCTCGTGATCCACGGCGAAACCGACGACACGGTGCCGATCGCATCGGTCTACGACTGGGCGCGGCCGCAGGAACTGCCGGTCGTCGTGATCCCCGGCGCGGAGCACTTCTTCCATCGCAAGCTGCACGTGCTGAAGCGCATCATCGTCGACGCGTGGCGTTGA